One Phaseolus vulgaris cultivar G19833 chromosome 11, P. vulgaris v2.0, whole genome shotgun sequence genomic window carries:
- the LOC137825144 gene encoding cytosolic sulfotransferase 15-like, which translates to MLPTPMAFPIQKQENEENDLSLSLPKESGLGGAPYLHLFQDFWCPTVHVQGVNNFQKHFDAKDNDVFVASFPKSGTTWLKALAFVIVNHHRFPSFDHHPLLSSNPHQLVSFPEFILSHDLHDNILSLSNMSEPRVLGTHLPFPSLPESITKSNCKIIYICRNPFDIFVSAWEFFPKLKLVSLPALTFEETFEKYCNGIMTFGPWWSHMLGYWKESIARPNKVLFLKYEDLKENSVFHVKRIVEFLDSPIIQGGDSNEVIENIVNLCEFEKMKNLEVNKSGYIENITEKKNLFQKGKIGDWINYFSPSMIEKLSKIIEEKLSGSGLSFKVHS; encoded by the coding sequence ATGCTACCTACTCCAATGGCTTTCCCAATTCAGAaacaagaaaatgaagaaaatgacCTAAGCCTCTCCCTTCCCAAGGAGAGTGGTTTGGGTGGAGCTCCCTATCTCCATCTATTTCAAGACTTTTGGTGCCCAACAGTTCATGTTCAAGGAGTGAACAACTTTCAAAAGCATTTTGATGCAAAAGACAACGATGTTTTTGTTGCCAGCTTTCCAAAATCAGGTACTACCTGGTTGAAAGCCCTTGCTTTTGTCATTGTAAACCATCATCGTTTTCCCTCTTTCGACCACCATCCATTACTCTCTTCCAATCCTCATCAACTTGTGTCCTTCCCTGAATTTATCTTGTCTCATGATTTGCATGACAACATCCTTTCCCTCTCCAACATGAGTGAGCCAAGAGTTCTTGGTACTCACTTACCATTCCCTTCATTGCCTGAATCCATCACAAAATCCAATTGCAAGATCATTTATATATGTAGAAATCCATTTGATATTTTTGTTTCGGCATGGGAATTCTTTCCCAAATTGAAGTTAGTGTCTTTACCTGCATTAACTTTTGAAGAAACATTTGAAAAGTATTGCAATGGGATAATGACATTTGGTCCATGGTGGAGTCATATGTTAGGTTACTGGAAGGAGAGCATAGCTAgaccaaacaaagtgttgttcTTGAAGTATGAAGATCTTAAAGAAAATTCAGTATTTCATGTGAAAAGAATTGTAGAGTTCTTGGACTCTCCTATCATTCAAGGAGGAGATAGTAACGAAGTGATCGAAAACATAGTCAATTTATGTGAATTTGAGAAGATGAAGAATTTGGAAGTGAATAAATCAGGATATATAGAGAATAttacagaaaagaaaaacttatttcagaaaGGTAAAATAGGAGATTGGATAAATTACTTTTCTCCTTCTATGATAGAAAAACTATCCAAAATCATTGAAGAAAAATTAAGTGGATCAGGTCTATCATTTAAAGTGCATTCCTAA
- the LOC137821447 gene encoding cytosolic sulfotransferase 15-like, producing MAFVSDKEANEENELILSLPKEMGLFAAPYLNLFQDFWCPSLYVQGVINFQKHFDAKDNDVFVASFPKSGTTWLKALAFVIVNHHRFSSFDHHPLLSSNPHQLVSGLEFFLSHDLPDQILSLSNMSEPRVLATHVPLPSLPESITKSNCKIIYICRNPFDTFVSTWEFFTKVSSRALTFEEAFEKYCNGITVFGPWWSHMLGYWKESIDRPNKVLFLKYEDLKEDTVFHVKRIAEFLDSPITREGVSNTVIENIIKLCRFETMKDLEVNKSGYINNIIEKKHFFRKGEIGDWINYFSPSMIEKLSKIIEEKLGDSGLSFKVHSEIPLQHATS from the coding sequence ATGGCTTTCGTAAGTGACAAAGAAGCAAATGAAGAAAATGAGCTTATCCTCTCCCTTCCGAAGGAGATGGGTTTGTTTGCAGCTCCCTATCTCAATCTATTTCAAGACTTTTGGTGCCCATCGTTATATGTTCAAGGAGTGATCAActttcaaaaacattttgatGCAAAAGACAATGATGTTTTTGTTGCCAGCTTTCCAAAATCAGGTACTACATGGTTGAAAGCCCTTGCTTTTGTCATTGTAAACCATCATCGTTTTTCCTCTTTCGACCACCATCCATTACTCTCTTCCAATCCTCATCAACTTGTGTCCGGCCTTGAATTTTTCTTGTCTCATGATTTGCCTGACCAAATTCTTTCCCTCTCCAACATGAGTGAGCCAAGAGTTCTTGCTACTCACGTACCACTCCCTTCATTACCTGAATCCATCACAAAATCTAATTGCAAGATCATTTATATATGTAGAAATCCATTTGATACTTTTGTTTCGACATGGGAATTCTTTACCAAAGTGTCTTCACGTGCATTAACTTTTGAGGAAGCATTTGAAAAGTATTGCAATGGGATAACAGTGTTTGGTCCATGGTGGAGTCATATGTTAGGTTACTGGAAGGAAAGCATAGATAGACCAAACAAGGTTTTGTTCTTAAAGTATGAAGATCTTAAAGAAGATACAGTTTTTCATGTGAAAAGAATTGCAGAATTCTTGGACTCTCCTATCACTCGAGAAGGAGTGAGTAACACAGTGATTGAAAACATAATCAAACTATGTAGATTTGAGACTATGAAGGATTTGGAAGTGAACAAATCAGgatatataaacaatattatAGAGAAGAAGCACTTCTTTCGGAAGGGTGAAATAGGAGATTGGATAAATTACTTTTCTCCTTCTATGATAGAAAAGTTATCCAAAATCATTGAAGAAAAATTAGGTGACTCAGGTCTATCATTTAAAGTCCATTCCGAGATTCCATTGCAACATGCGACTTCATAA
- the LOC137809765 gene encoding uncharacterized protein: MVEDFITSITQVSLHSDKVDSWLWNDLSSDNFSVKSAYSKLAYNGNRNTNGRFADLWNLKVMPSSQFYVWRAMLDRIATKQNLHKKGIVMSDTYCPLCGREEESTSHILITCKVSNSVWNMCSNWLGISTVNHNVLENHFDQFFCSCFNKEGNKLWRSLWISVIWCIWKHRNRVIFNQAKSDVDEIFTLAQWYSHILVLVMAASRERYGLLVQVILEAGQSVKRPRM, translated from the exons ATGGTAGAAGATTTCATAACAAGTATAACACAAGTATCCCTTCATTCAGACAAGGTGGACTCATGGCTATGGAATGATTTATCCTCCGACAACTTCTCGGTAAAATCAGCATACTCAAAGTTAGCATATAATGGGAATAGAAATACAAATGGTCGTTTCGCTGATCTCTGGAATCTAAAAGTAATGCCCTCATCTCAGTTCTACGTTTGGAGGGCCATGTTGGATAGGATAGCTACGAAGCAGAATCTTCACAAAAAAGGGATAGTAATGAGTGATACATATTGTCCCCTATGCGGGAGGGAGGAAGAGTCAACCTCACACATCCTCATTACGTGTAAGGTATCAAATTCAGTATGGAACATGTGCAGTAATTGGCTTGGGATTAGTACGGTGAACCACAATGTCCTGGAAAACCACTTTGACCAATTCTTTTGTTCGTGCTTTAACAAAGAGGGTAATAAGTTGTGGAGAAGTCTGTGGATTTCCGTGATATGGTGTATTTGGAAGCATAGGAATAGAGTTATTTTTAACCAAGCAAAGAGTGATGTAGATGAAATCTTCACCCTGGCACAG TGGTACAGTCATATTTTAGTCCTTGTGATGGCTGCGAGTCGTGAAAGGTATGGTCTTTTGGTGCAG GTTATTTTGGAAGCAGGCCAAAGTGTTAAGAGACCAAGGATGTAA